A genomic segment from Luteolibacter ambystomatis encodes:
- a CDS encoding beta strand repeat-containing protein yields the protein MKSRFLPLFVSLAFSAETHAANITWDISPGTVGVGNGTITGGTGNWDLATGNWTTDGGANNFAWDNTANAADTAIFGGTGGTVSIASAINVRGLKFNVTSYTLSGAGSLAFGASQGSIDTSALGTGSSTTTISTALTGSAGVTINANGNTTSSGGGSTGRLVISGTNTSLTGGIAITGGLVNFGSSSAAGSAATTAGSGNAITLSNGGGIYNSAALTLGNNISLSTGGGTLRSTSGNALTLNGVVSGSGGFNKTDSGTVVLNNLSNTLTGAVAVQAGTLQLGSSSITGTSTYAFTANTLSVASGATLSLNSASGSTITVTRNFANLTAPISVTGGTIAFVQTNNTTDTFNAALDFSGTSTVSLTASAFSGHTVNLTRAITGSSGTLTFTATGGTGRNFTISNASNNYTGGFILGSAAASSIFNLNTAIGTSDFTINNANWTVNLSNAAHTFKSLNSSVNAAINGGGASSVINVGSGNGTDSYAGRFTGTLGVVKNGTGTMTLSGANTHSATTVSNGTLAISGSGTLGSSTAALAVNGASSVLNLGGTSQTVGAVTLGGGTIQNGTLTGTSYTSTGGTVSASLAGTGNFSQSSGTTTLTGVNSYTGTTTVSGGTLIVNGSLANTTTTIASGATLGGGGTIGGATTIQNGGNLSPGNSPGIITFSNGLTLQAGSNLNWQFNGDTLATRGTDYDGVDVTGGTLSLESGSILNLLATGTDYTASAWDSNRSFKIIDVIGGGSYDGSGSLTLVTTGAGDFAAEGAWGLTYDTTGVTLNWTAVPEPCTALLGGLGLLMILRRRR from the coding sequence ATGAAGTCTCGTTTTCTCCCCCTGTTTGTCAGTCTCGCGTTCAGCGCGGAAACCCACGCGGCCAACATCACCTGGGATATTTCTCCTGGCACGGTTGGAGTCGGCAATGGAACCATCACCGGAGGCACCGGAAACTGGGACCTCGCGACCGGTAATTGGACGACCGATGGCGGCGCCAACAACTTCGCCTGGGATAATACCGCCAACGCGGCGGACACGGCCATCTTCGGAGGAACCGGCGGCACGGTGAGCATCGCCTCCGCCATCAACGTCCGCGGTCTGAAGTTCAACGTCACCAGCTACACCCTGAGTGGAGCGGGATCATTGGCATTCGGAGCTTCCCAAGGATCGATCGATACCTCCGCCTTGGGAACGGGCAGCAGTACCACGACGATTTCGACCGCGCTCACCGGTTCCGCCGGGGTCACGATCAACGCCAATGGCAACACGACGTCCTCGGGGGGCGGCAGCACCGGCCGGTTGGTGATTTCCGGAACCAATACCAGTCTGACCGGCGGCATCGCCATCACCGGCGGCCTGGTGAATTTCGGCAGTTCGTCCGCAGCAGGCAGCGCGGCCACCACGGCGGGCAGCGGCAATGCGATCACGCTCAGCAACGGCGGCGGTATCTACAACTCCGCCGCTCTCACGCTGGGCAACAACATCTCGCTCTCCACGGGCGGTGGGACGCTGCGTTCCACCAGCGGAAACGCGCTGACCTTGAACGGTGTGGTCTCCGGTTCCGGCGGTTTCAACAAGACGGACTCCGGCACGGTGGTTCTCAACAACCTGTCGAACACGCTCACGGGAGCGGTGGCGGTGCAGGCCGGCACGCTGCAACTTGGCAGTTCGTCGATCACCGGCACTTCCACCTATGCCTTCACCGCCAATACGCTTTCGGTGGCCAGTGGAGCAACGCTGAGCCTCAACAGCGCCTCGGGCAGCACGATCACCGTCACCCGCAATTTCGCGAACCTGACGGCTCCGATTTCCGTCACCGGCGGAACCATCGCATTCGTCCAGACGAACAACACGACGGACACGTTCAATGCGGCCTTGGATTTCTCCGGGACCAGCACGGTCAGTCTGACTGCATCAGCATTCAGTGGTCATACGGTGAACCTCACCCGCGCCATCACCGGCAGCTCAGGCACGCTCACCTTCACTGCCACCGGGGGAACCGGGCGCAACTTCACCATCAGCAACGCCAGCAACAACTACACCGGTGGTTTCATTCTCGGAAGTGCCGCCGCGTCTTCCATATTCAACCTCAACACGGCGATTGGAACTTCGGACTTCACGATCAACAACGCCAACTGGACGGTCAATCTCTCGAACGCGGCCCACACGTTCAAGAGCCTGAACAGTTCCGTGAACGCGGCGATCAATGGCGGAGGTGCCTCCAGCGTCATCAATGTAGGCTCCGGAAATGGCACCGATTCCTATGCGGGTCGTTTCACCGGAACGCTTGGAGTGGTGAAGAACGGCACCGGCACGATGACGCTTTCCGGGGCGAACACCCACAGCGCCACCACGGTTTCGAACGGCACGCTGGCCATCTCCGGTTCCGGCACCCTCGGATCATCGACCGCCGCGCTGGCGGTGAACGGAGCTTCTTCGGTTCTCAATCTCGGGGGCACTTCGCAAACGGTGGGAGCGGTCACGCTTGGCGGCGGCACGATCCAGAACGGCACCCTCACCGGCACGTCCTACACTTCCACCGGCGGCACGGTTTCCGCCAGCCTTGCGGGCACCGGCAATTTCTCGCAGTCCTCGGGCACGACGACGTTGACCGGTGTCAACAGCTACACCGGCACCACCACGGTTTCCGGCGGAACGTTGATCGTCAATGGCAGCCTCGCCAACACCACCACCACCATCGCAAGCGGAGCCACGCTGGGTGGCGGCGGCACGATCGGCGGGGCCACCACGATCCAGAATGGTGGCAATCTCTCACCGGGCAATTCGCCGGGGATCATCACGTTTTCGAACGGCCTGACCCTGCAGGCCGGGTCGAATCTCAACTGGCAGTTCAACGGCGACACACTGGCCACGCGCGGCACCGACTACGATGGCGTGGATGTCACCGGTGGCACCCTGTCCTTGGAAAGCGGTTCCATTCTCAATCTGCTGGCCACCGGAACCGACTACACCGCGTCCGCGTGGGACAGCAACCGCAGCTTCAAGATCATCGACGTGATCGGAGGTGGCAGCTACGATGGAAGTGGTAGTTTGACGCTGGTGACCACCGGTGCAGGAGATTTCGCTGCGGAAGGTGCCTGGGGGCTGACCTATGACACCACCGGCGTGACGCTCAACTGGACCGCCGTTCCGGAACCCTGCACCGCGTTGCTCGGAGGTCTCGGGCTGCTGATGATCCTGCGCCGCCGGCGCTGA
- a CDS encoding endonuclease/exonuclease/phosphatase family protein: MFFRISNRINAPGLLGAFLLSTLCLLSGGCEKKSAGTPDWTDAAPSSPSTTATTPPPRPKTEEHATNGPVRFVAYNVENWLDRNRYPGSKATTDGTKPEKAKQAVIAVLAATKPDILGVCEIGESSDLAELQTRLKAAGIDLPHVHHAGGADPIRHLALLSRFPITATVKPSKTSYLLNGRTYGMQRGILDATVRVNEKDYRFLGAHLKSKRDVQEGDQEQMRASEGHLLRDHIEGILAAAPSTRLIAYGDFNDTKASTVVKTLQGGANRQDSLTPLALADSHGETWTQHWDYEDIYSRFDWIMVSKTLKPEVDAKASRVVDEPACGEASDHRPVMMVLE; the protein is encoded by the coding sequence ATGTTCTTCCGGATTTCCAACCGCATCAACGCTCCGGGACTCCTCGGGGCGTTTTTGCTTTCCACGCTGTGCCTGCTTTCCGGCGGTTGTGAGAAGAAGTCCGCAGGCACGCCGGATTGGACGGATGCAGCGCCCTCCTCCCCATCCACCACGGCGACCACACCTCCGCCCAGACCGAAGACGGAGGAACACGCCACCAACGGCCCGGTCCGTTTCGTGGCCTACAACGTGGAGAACTGGCTGGACCGCAACCGCTATCCAGGCAGCAAGGCCACCACCGACGGCACCAAGCCGGAAAAGGCCAAGCAGGCGGTGATCGCGGTGCTGGCCGCCACAAAGCCGGACATCCTCGGCGTGTGTGAGATCGGTGAATCCTCCGACCTCGCCGAACTCCAAACCCGGCTCAAGGCGGCCGGAATCGATCTGCCGCACGTCCACCATGCCGGCGGTGCCGATCCCATCCGCCACCTCGCCCTGCTTTCACGATTTCCCATCACCGCCACGGTCAAGCCCTCGAAAACCAGCTACCTTCTGAACGGCAGGACTTACGGCATGCAGCGCGGCATTCTCGATGCCACCGTGCGTGTGAATGAAAAAGACTACCGCTTCCTGGGCGCGCATTTGAAATCGAAGCGCGATGTACAGGAGGGAGATCAGGAGCAGATGCGGGCCAGCGAGGGGCATCTGCTGCGCGATCACATCGAAGGCATTCTCGCCGCGGCCCCTTCCACCCGTTTGATCGCCTACGGCGATTTCAACGACACCAAGGCCAGCACGGTGGTGAAGACCCTCCAGGGTGGAGCCAATCGTCAGGACTCACTCACTCCACTGGCCTTGGCCGATTCACACGGTGAGACATGGACCCAGCACTGGGACTATGAGGACATCTATTCCCGCTTCGATTGGATCATGGTCAGTAAAACCCTGAAACCCGAGGTCGATGCGAAAGCCTCCCGCGTGGTGGACGAACCCGCCTGCGGGGAGGCCTCCGACCACCGGCCGGTGATGATGGTGCTGGAGTGA
- a CDS encoding Sec-independent protein translocase subunit TatA/TatB produces the protein MGPLGTPELILIFIVILLLFGAKKLPELARGIGKSMGEFKKARDDFEREITRAADEVRVKEAQKTEPRTEPQAQAPVEVVAEPVKKETTDA, from the coding sequence ATGGGACCGCTCGGCACACCTGAACTGATTCTGATTTTCATCGTCATTCTGCTCCTCTTCGGAGCGAAAAAGCTTCCGGAGCTGGCCCGCGGCATCGGCAAGAGCATGGGCGAATTCAAGAAGGCCCGCGATGATTTCGAGCGTGAGATCACCCGCGCTGCGGACGAAGTCCGTGTCAAGGAAGCCCAGAAGACGGAGCCCCGCACGGAACCCCAGGCTCAGGCCCCCGTCGAAGTCGTGGCAGAGCCTGTCAAAAAGGAGACGACCGACGCCTGA